A DNA window from Ipomoea triloba cultivar NCNSP0323 chromosome 10, ASM357664v1 contains the following coding sequences:
- the LOC116033212 gene encoding uncharacterized protein LOC116033212: protein MDIENNVSQMSPPIFDGENYQAWAVRMTVHLEASDLWQAIDEDYEVTPLPANPTMAQMKLHKEKTLRKSKAKACMFSVVSSSIFTKDIWDYLKKEYQGNERTRNMQTLNLIREFEMMKMNEAETIKEYSNTLLGIANKIRLLDKDFPYDRIVKKNPCNLT from the coding sequence ATGGATATTGAAAACAATGTCTCTCAAATGTCACCACCAATCTTTGATGGTGAAAATTACCAAGCTTGGGCTGTTAGAATGACAGTCCACTTGGAAGCATCAGATCTTTGGCAAGCTATAGACGAAGACTACGAGGTGACTCCACTGCCTGCAAATCCTACGATGGCTCAGATGAAGTTGCACAAAGAAAAGACATTAAGGAAGTCCAAAGCTAAGGCCTGTATGTTCTCTGTTGTTTCAAGTTCTATATTTACAAAGGATATATGGGATTATCTGAAGAAAGAGTACCAAGGAAATGAGAGAACCAGAAATATGCAAACACTTAACCTAATCAGAGAGTTTGAAATGATGAAGATGAATGAGGCAGAAACCATTAAGGAGTACTCCAATACACTCCTGGGCATAGCTAATAAGATAAGGTTACTTGATAAGGATTTTCCTTATGATCGGATTGTGAAAAAAAATCCTTGTAACCTTACCTGA